The Castor canadensis chromosome 13, mCasCan1.hap1v2, whole genome shotgun sequence genome has a window encoding:
- the Tmem250 gene encoding transmembrane protein 250 — MLPGLRTASASCRCRCRWGPMPVMPIPRRVRSFHGPHTTCLHAACGPVRTSHLARTKYNNFDVYVKTRWLYGFIRFLLYFSCSLFTAALWGALAALFCLQYLGVRVLLRFQLKLSVLLLLLGRRRVDFRLMNELLIYGIHVTMLLVGGLGWCFMVFVDM; from the coding sequence ATGCTGCCTGGACTCCGCACTGCCTCTGCGAGCTGTCGCTGCCGCTGCCGCTGGGGCCCAATGCCGGTCATGCCCATCCCGCGGCGGGTGCGCTCCTTCCACGGTCCGCACACCACTTGCCTGCACGCAGCTTGTGGGCCAGTGCGCACCTCACACCTGGCGCGCACCAAGTACAACAATTTCGACGTGTACGTCAAGACACGCTGGCTGTACGGCTTCATCCGCTTTCTGCTGTACTTCAGCTGCAGCCTCTTCACCGCGGCGCTTTGGGGCGCGCTGGCCGCGCTGTTCTGCCTGCAGTACCTGGGTGTGCGGGTGCTGCTGCGCTTCCAGCTCAAGCTGtcggtgctgctgctgctgctgggtcgCAGGCGTGTGGACTTCCGCCTCATGAACGAGCTGCTAATCTACGGCATCCACGTGACCATGCTGCTGGTCGGGGGCTTGGGCTGGTGCTTCATGGTCTTCGTGGACATGTGA